A window of Tripterygium wilfordii isolate XIE 37 chromosome 7, ASM1340144v1, whole genome shotgun sequence contains these coding sequences:
- the LOC120002633 gene encoding caffeoyl-CoA O-methyltransferase-like has protein sequence MAGDGDEARRHLEVGHKSLLQSDALYQVYIHILCFYMLICFGLQSLLLGLWYILETSVYPREPESMKELREFTAKHPWNIMASSADEGQFLNMILKLINAKNTMEIGVYTGYSLLATTLALPHDGKILAMDVNRKNYELGLPIIEKSGVAHKIDFREGPALPVLDQMIEEEKNPGSFDFIFVDAEGKCNGELVLDQQRCYLLLSHCICPDKDNYLNYRQRLIDLVKVGGVIGYDNTLWNGSVVAPPDAPLRLL, from the exons ATGGCAGGCGACGGAGATGAAGCACGGAGGCATCTCGAGGTCGGCCACAAGAGTCTCCTGCAAAGCGATGCTCTCTACcaggtatacatacatatactcTGTTTTTACATGTTAATCTGTTTTGGTTTACAATCTTTGcttcttggcttatggtatattctggagaccagtgtgtaCCCAAGAGAGCCTGAATCCATGAAGGAGCTTAGAGAGTTTACTGCCAAACACCCATG GAACATCATGGCATCATCAGCTGATGAAGGGCAGTTTCTGAACATGATTTTGAAGCTGATTAATGCCAAGAACACCATGGAGATTGGTGTCTACACAGGCTACTCTCTCTTGGCCACTACCCTTGCTCTTCCTCATGATGGAAAG ATCCTTGCCATGGATGTTAACAGAAAGAACTATGAATTGGGTCTACCTATAATTGAAAAATCTGGTGTTGCTCACAAGATTGATTTCAGAGAAGGCCCTGCTCTGCCTGTTCTTGACCAGATGATTGAAGAG GAGAAGAACCCTGGATCCTTTGACTTCATATTTGTGGACGctgagggcaaatgcaatggtgaattggtattagaccaacaaagatgttatcttttgttg tctcattgcatttgccctgatAAAGACAACTATCTTAACTACCGCCAGAGGCTGATTGACCTGGTGAAGGTTGGGGGTGTGATTGGCTACGACAACACCCTATGGAATGGATCTGTGGTGGCACCTCCTGATGCTCCTTTAAGGCTCCTTTAA